The sequence ccatttttttccacgAAGGCCCAGAATCCATTTTAGGTTTCCAAACAGACCTTTCCTCCCTTCAAGGTGTAACCACCGTTTTCCATTCCCGTCATTTTATTGGCCACACCGTCACCTTACTTACAGATATTTCCCCAGAAGAAGACTCCAGAGAGGAAGCTCATCTGAGGAAAGCTGAGAGGGAAGAGAAACCCAAACATGCTGAAGCAAAAAAAAGCCTATCCTTcagaaaaaagcaacaaaaagatttctgttttatcttttgaaaCTAAAACTATTGGATTTGAAGATTAAGTTTCCTAAACACCACTGACTAGAAACTGTTCTCTTTGTTAGCAGTGAAGATATTGGATCATAGGTTATTGATGTTTGCAAAATTGGACAATAACCACGTTATTTTTATCCTCAGCCTCTTATGGTCACAGgatatttatgcaaataaaatctttaaatggGTGGCTCTAGTAATTCCTATCCATACTAAGATGCTGAAAGAATCCATCTCCTCCTCTAAATTAAACAGGATTTAAATAAATTGAGATCATTACAAACCACATGAAGACACTGATGACACCGTTTTTATACTCATTGGAAAACGTACAGAGCAAGGTGCATTGTCAaagtaaactttaaaagaaattataaagctTAAAGCAATTAAAAAGTTATGAGGAGTCTGACTGTAGATAATACTTTAAAGATATAAACTGACTTGTCTAACCcaaataacaattattattattattttcttggagacagagtttcactcttgctgcccaggctggagtgtagtggtgctatctcggctcactgcaacttctgcctcctgggttcaagcaattctcctgcctcagcctcccaagtagctgggattataggcacccgctaccacgcctagccaattttttgtaattttagtagagatggggtttcaccatgttggccaggctggtctcgaactcctgacctcaggtgatccacccacctcggcctcccagagtgctgggattacaggcgtgagccactgcgcccagccccaaatgATTACTTTTAAACTATAGTATCTAAATTTACTTTAATGTTGACTTCAACTGATGCAAATTAATTggataattttctcactgtttccCGTTATCATTACATAGATGCTGGCTAAAATGATATACTTCCTCTCAAACTTTTAATGTAATTCCAGGTTCAAAAAGCCTGATTAAACTGCTACAAGAATATTCTGGTACCTCTAGAACTCTACAGACATAAGTTCCCTCAACTCTTGGAACCTTGTATTCTCAGGGTGCAATATAAGAAACAAATCCCACAGATTGCATTCCTTGGTTATTTGTTTTGGCCACTCTGTGAAACACATCTTCCTGTTTATGCCGCTTATCTTGCCTGTAACATAAGAACTTTAGTTCTGCATATGTGGTCAGTGGCTTGCACTTTTTCCTCCCAAGATCTACATGCAAAAGTTGCTGTTACTGCTGctgctacaaaaacagaaaaaaaaaaatcaggacgaAGACAGGAAAGGACTTTGGGAATGGTTGCcctgaaaaaggaaagagagataaAATCATCATGCTATGTTTCTTTGCTTTATTAAaatgatcaaaaaagaaaaaaactatttaattcacattctagaaaatattcattttaagaaCAGATTTTTGCTTCAAATTTACAGGCTTCAATAAAAACCTACTTGAAAACctcatcagaaaaacaaaacaaaactatattttgaaatacatcccACCTGctctctttttttggttgatgGGGACATACCAGAAAAGGGCCAGCTTCAGGCAAACTTGAAGACAGATAAAGGCTTGTATTTGAAACCCACCTCCCCTTCTGACTCTCCTCCTTTATTCCGGCATGCTCACCACTCACCTAGGTACTCGGTGTCCTCATAGTGCCAGCAACTGCCAAAAACTAACCTACCTTTGACTGGGCTTTCTCTTCCCAAATGTTAGAACTTTTGCAATTCAAAATTTAAGCGTTCTGAAATCTAGTCCTTGAAGGACTTGCTAAGTAATATGCAAGCCTCAGGTAAACTAAGACAAACTACTGATGGATGAACAGCTTTGATGCATTAATCACTGCATTAATTATAGAAGGCAGGCTACTCCTATAGTGTTTCAGAGTAAGGGCCTTTTCAACATAGCTCTAGGTAAAATTGCATTATTCCTCACCCTGGAACATGCATAGAATATGAGAAGCAGCCCACACCTGCTATTAAAAGTATAGGCCTAGGAGTGCAAAAGGCTTATTTGGGGGAGGGAAGTATATGCTTCTGCGACTTAGAAAAATTTGCATCATTCCTTTGGATTCacaaattcactttttaaatacagAGATTCCTAGCAGGTTTATTGAATTAGAAGGATAATGTGGAACCACTAATACCTCCATGTGAATTAGTTTCTCAAATAAGTTCCTTTCGACTAGCTGTTTTTGAAGCAATGGGAGTCTGTGGGAAGGGTATAATAACtcttcaatgcattttttttcctttcaggcAGGAATGACAACAATAGTATTGTAAGTCTAAAGTTCTAATTATGCGCAAAACACACAACCTGAATCTAATCGTCAAAAAACAACTCAAATTGAGGAACACTTGCAAAACTGGCATCTTCAAAAATGTAgatgtcatgaaagacaaagattaAAGGAGATTGAAGTAGATGACAATTCAGTGCAATATGTGATCTCTGATTAGGTCCTGGAGGTCCGAAGGGGAGGGACAGGACACTTTGGCATAACTGGGACAACTGGCAAATTTTAAATTTGGACTATGTATTAGGTAATAGTATTCTGTCAATGTTAAACTTCCTGAATTTCATAATTCTGTAAGAGAATATTCCTGTTCTTAGGAAATAGATTTTGAAACATTTGAGGGTAAATAAGTATGATTTCTGCAACTAAATCTCAAAAGATTCAGGAAAAATATGCATAGATATGCAGATATGTGCatacagatgatagatagatacatagatagacagacagatgggAAGTAATAAACTACACGTGGCAAATGTTTTTCCAGTTGATGTATTTGACTAAAGGGTATATGGGAGTTGTTTGTACTATTCTTGCAGCTCTTCTAGAGTTCAATATTATTTCaagaacaatatttaaaaagcattattgaAAACCACACAAAAAATTAATCTCAAATGTATCCATGCCCTTGAAGATAAGTTAAAAATGAAATCCCATTCCCACCTTCCCACACTAACAACAGCCTTTCAGCGACTCACATTGGTTATAAGAGTGATGGGGCATGTAGACTGGCTGAGCTGAGATTCAGATGAGCACTATTATTTGAGGAAgggtagtttttaattggaggaggaagaaaaagtttAGCTGGAAGTTTGCGtgcaaaggaagaaagagaagaaatgaactAGCATGTACCTCCCACGACCACCACCACCAGCCAGCCCCTTGGGTTGAATTTGAGCCTCCACAGTTGGCAGTGAGCACCAGAAGCTGACGTCAGTGTTTTAAGAGACATTGGCGGCCTCTTAACAGAGCTGATTTGGAGTCAAAATGACACAGTGTGGCACAGATTTGAATAGGGGGCCAGTATCTCCACCTCTGCACAGAACCCACCCCTGCTCTGACACCCTGCAAAATAGCAGCAATTTTTGGACAATTAGGAAACAGCAGCACCTTATACTGAATACCATCTCATCACAAAGGATACTGTCCACCTAAGCAGTGAGGAAGCACCTTGCAGGGCTTTGTGGGCAGCACGTGTCAACAAGAGACAGCTTAGCCAGAAGGGTATGTAGGCTGTGTGGGGTCTGCTACTGAACAATTGGTTTGTGAACACATTTAAACCATGGTCAACAATGGAGTTTGCTGGGTTcctgattaaaaatgaaaaatgtttaaagaggctacttgttctataaatgttacctcatgtcatttgaaaaattatttgaggaGGTCTACGAGCTTGCTAGGGCTCCCATAACAAAATGTccgactgggtggcttaaacaacagaaatgtatttctggcggctagaagtctaagatcaaagtgCCATCAGGGTTGGTTTTGATGTAAGGCAGGTGAGCCCCAAAGTGGGGCTTAGCCtgtgagggttcttggctttgcctaGGAAAcaattcaagggcaagccagagGTAGAAGGAAACAGCTTTACTGAAGAGGCAGGTTATGGCTttgtgactgctcctgcagagcagggctaccctgtAGACAGAGAGTAGTACCccagggcagttttgcagtcatatttatacccatttGTAAGTCCATGCAGATTAAGGGGTGACTTATGCAGGAAGTTTCTAGGAAAGGGGTAGTAAATTTTGGGTCACTGGGTCagtgccatggaaaggggcagtaactccTGGGTGTTGCCATGACAATGGTAAATTAACacagcacactggtgggtgtGTCTGATTGAAGGGTATTGAAGGGTGCTTCCTCCTCACTTTCCACCCCCATTTTAGCTGGTCCTCAATCTGGTCTGATGTCTAAGCCCCGCCTCTGGAGTCCAGTCCTGCTTCCTACTTCGTTTCCTGTGaggcctctc comes from Nomascus leucogenys isolate Asia chromosome 9, Asia_NLE_v1, whole genome shotgun sequence and encodes:
- the ODAPH gene encoding odontogenesis associated phosphoprotein isoform X1, whose amino-acid sequence is MAHRHRFSYWLLVCWLVVTVAEALSTFYLQQHINLHMDKKRYLPLLETHKITQTLPTARFLHSPLHPPGGVRSQRSSPSQRHPGVPSIFFHEGPESILGFQTDLSSLQGVTTVFHSRHFIGHTVTLLTDISPEEDSREEAHLRKAEREEKPKHAEAKKSLSFRKKQQKDFCFIF